From Symphalangus syndactylus isolate Jambi chromosome X, NHGRI_mSymSyn1-v2.1_pri, whole genome shotgun sequence, the proteins below share one genomic window:
- the MAGEE2 gene encoding melanoma-associated antigen E2, translating to MSLVSQNARRCSAEITADYRDGRGEIQATNASGSPTSMLVVDAPQCPQAPINSQCVNTSQAIQDPNDLEVLIDEQSRRLGALKVHDPLEDRSIALVNFVRMKSQKEGSIQQSEMLEFLREYSDQFPEILRRASAHLDQVFGLNLRVIDPQADTYNLVSKRGSQITDRIAESLDMPKASLLALVLGHILLNGNRAREASIWDLLLKVDMWDKPQRINNLFGNTRNLLTTDFVRMQFLEYWPVYGTNPLEFEFLWGSRAHREITKMEALKFVSDAHDEEPWSWPEEYNKALEADKTKERSLTAGLEFWSEDTMNDKANDLVQLAISVTEEMLPIHQDELLAHTGKEFEDVFPNILNRATLILDMFYGLSLIEVDTSEHIYLLVQQPESEEEQVMLESLGRPTQEYVMPILGLIFLMGNRVKEANVWNLLRRFSGDVGRKHAITCKLMRQRYLECRPLSYSNPVEYELLWGPRAHHETTKMKVLEYMARLYRKRPQDWPEQYREAVEDEEARAKSEATTMFFLGPT from the coding sequence ATGTCTCTGGTAAGCCAGAATGCACGCCGCTGTAGCGCAGAGATCACTGCAGATTACCGCGACGGCAGAGGTGAAATACAAGCTACTAACGCCTCCGGGTCCCCCACCTCCATGCTAGTCGTTGATGCCCCCCAGTGCCCTCAGGCGCCAATCAACTCTCAGTGTGTCAACACTTCCCAGGCCATTCAGGACCCGAATGACCTGGAGGTCCTGATCGACGAGCAGTCCAGACGTTTGGGGGCGCTCAAGGTCCATGACCCTCTAGAAGACAGGTCGATTGCTTTGGTGAATTTCGTGAGAATGAAAAGCCAGAAGGAGGGGTCTATCCAGCAGTCCGAGATGCTGGAGTTTCTCAGAGAGTACTCAGATCAGTTCCCTGAGATCCTCAGACGAGCCTCAGCTCACCTGGACCAGGTCTTTGGGTTGAACCTGAGAGTTATTGATCCTCAGGCTGACACCTACAATTTAGTCAGCAAACGGGGTTCCCAGATCACCGATAGGATAGCAGAGTCCCTGGACATGCCAAAAGCAAGTCTCCTGGCCCTAGTCCTAGGCCACATCCTCTTGAATGGGAACCGAGCAAGAGAGGCGTCCATTTGGGACTTGCTGCTAAAAGTTGATATGTGGGATAAGCCTCAGAGGATCAACAACCTCTTTGGGAACACAAGAAACCTCCTCACTACTGACTTTGTGCGCATGCAATTCTTGGAGTACTGGCCGGTGTATGGCACTAATCCCCTTGAATTTGAGTTCTTGTGGGGCTCTAGAGCCCACAGGGAAATCACAAAGATGGAAGCCCTGAAGTTTGTGTCAGATGCCCATGATGAAGAACCCTGGAGCTGGCCAGAAGAATATAACAAGGCCCTGGAAGCTgacaaaaccaaagaaagaagCCTGACTGCTGGCTTAGAGTTCTGGTCGGAGGACACTATGAATGATAAGGCAAATGATTTGGTCCAGTTGGCTATTAGTGTCACTGAGGAGATGCTGCCTATACATCAGGATGAGCTATTGGCTCACACTGGCAAAGAATTTGAGGATGTGTTCCCAAATATCCTCAATAGAGCTACTCTAATTCTTGATATGTTCTATGGGTTGTCTCTGATTGAGGTTGATACCAGTGAGCACATCTACCTCCTTGTCCAGCAACCAGAATCAGAGGAAGAGCAAGTGATGCTGGAGAGCCTGGGGAGACCCACTCAAGAATATGTAATGCCAATCCTAGGTTTGATCTTCCTGATGGGCAACCGTGTCAAAGAGGCCAATGTCTGGAACTTGCTTCGAAGATTTAGTGGGGATGTAGGGAGAAAGCATGCCATCACTTGTAAGCTTATGAGACAGCGCTATCTGGAATGCAGGCCACTGTCCTACTCTAACCCAGTTGAATATGAGCTTCTATGGGGTCCTCGAGCTCACCATGAAACCACCAAAATGAAAGTCTTGGAGTACATGGCCAGGCTCTACAGAAAGCGACCACAGGACTGGCCAGAACAATATAGGGAGGCTGTGGAAGATGAGGAGGCCCGAGCCAAATCTGAGGCAACTACCATGTTTTTCCTTGGCCCCACGTGA